A genomic region of Gemmata massiliana contains the following coding sequences:
- a CDS encoding FHA domain-containing protein, which produces MKVSLVVAAGAHEGRAIPLTGAQFLIGRDQQCHLRPASPAISKVHCAVVIRDGKVYVKDCGSTNGTLVNYELIQSKEVEIQDGASLQVGPLDFRVRIAKTATQTDGTPLPGGSAETAAALAAVKAATAATAPKAPVRDTTPAPAKSGVTAPGAPKSVPATKPAPSKETPALKPPSKETPALTTSSETTSDEDHDRIAAMLLGMDDDGNGSVPEGSTVMEMPSPLAGTGETPKADDKKANDPKKVQSREDMTNAANDLLRQYMRRPK; this is translated from the coding sequence ATGAAGGTGAGTTTGGTCGTTGCGGCGGGGGCTCACGAGGGGCGCGCGATTCCACTCACGGGTGCGCAGTTCCTCATTGGCCGTGACCAACAGTGCCACCTTCGCCCGGCCAGTCCCGCGATCAGCAAGGTTCACTGCGCGGTGGTGATCCGCGACGGGAAAGTGTACGTCAAGGATTGCGGGAGCACGAACGGCACCCTGGTCAACTACGAGTTGATCCAGTCGAAGGAAGTCGAGATCCAGGACGGCGCGTCGTTGCAAGTCGGCCCCCTCGACTTCCGCGTGCGCATCGCGAAAACCGCCACTCAAACCGACGGCACCCCGCTGCCGGGCGGCTCGGCGGAAACGGCGGCGGCCCTCGCCGCGGTGAAAGCCGCGACCGCGGCTACGGCCCCGAAAGCCCCGGTCCGCGACACCACCCCGGCCCCGGCGAAGTCGGGCGTGACCGCTCCGGGCGCTCCCAAATCGGTCCCGGCGACCAAGCCCGCACCGTCGAAGGAAACGCCGGCACTCAAGCCCCCATCGAAAGAAACACCGGCGCTCACGACGTCTTCGGAAACGACAAGCGACGAGGACCACGATCGCATTGCGGCGATGTTGCTCGGCATGGACGACGACGGCAACGGTAGCGTCCCCGAAGGGAGCACCGTGATGGAGATGCCGTCCCCGCTCGCGGGCACCGGCGAAACTCCGAAGGCCGATGATAAGAAGGCCAACGATCCGAAGAAAGTCCAGAGCCGCGAAGACATGACGAACGCGGCCAACGACCTCCTTCGCCAGTACATGCGCCGCCCCAAGTAG
- a CDS encoding A/G-specific adenine glycosylase: MERGTRNWELPEGWSGRTLAGLRTKLLNWFDAHQRDLPWRRDAAGQLTAPRDAYRVWVSEVMLQQTTVAAVVPYFERFMAALPNVRALAEADEQRVLKLWEGLGYYRRARHLHAAAKELVANHLPTSEKGGADADHQLPDDPVVWESLPGVGRYILGAVLSQAFDRSLPIVEANSLRVLARIFGYRKDPREGEGKVWVWGAAEAVLPQKRAGDFNQSLMELGALICTPTAPACDTCPVSANCIANRDSLQDVIPPKKKPVAITEVAEVGVVIRDGDRLLLCQRPADAGRWQNMWEVPHAPRAEGEDVSTAAVRAAKELTGFDIEPGAELLTIKHGVTRYAITLVCLEATHTGGKFAPGPYADAKWVSPTDLADYPVSSPQRKLMTALADPKRQPRLF; encoded by the coding sequence TTGGAACGCGGAACGCGGAACTGGGAACTCCCCGAGGGCTGGTCCGGCCGCACGCTCGCTGGCCTGCGTACCAAACTCCTCAACTGGTTCGACGCTCACCAACGCGACCTCCCCTGGCGCCGCGACGCGGCGGGCCAACTCACCGCTCCGCGCGACGCCTACCGCGTTTGGGTCAGTGAGGTCATGCTCCAACAAACGACCGTCGCGGCGGTAGTGCCATACTTCGAGCGCTTCATGGCCGCGCTGCCGAACGTCCGCGCGCTGGCAGAAGCCGACGAGCAGCGGGTGCTGAAGTTGTGGGAGGGGTTGGGGTATTACCGGCGCGCCCGACACCTGCACGCGGCCGCCAAGGAACTGGTAGCGAACCACCTTCCGACATCTGAAAAAGGTGGGGCGGACGCAGACCATCAACTGCCCGACGATCCCGTAGTGTGGGAATCACTGCCCGGCGTGGGGCGGTACATTCTCGGCGCGGTGCTGTCGCAGGCGTTCGACCGCTCGCTCCCGATCGTCGAGGCGAACAGTTTGCGTGTACTCGCGCGGATCTTCGGCTACCGCAAAGACCCGCGCGAGGGCGAGGGGAAAGTGTGGGTGTGGGGAGCGGCCGAGGCTGTACTGCCTCAAAAGCGCGCTGGGGACTTCAACCAGTCGCTGATGGAACTTGGCGCCCTGATCTGCACGCCCACCGCGCCCGCGTGCGACACGTGCCCGGTTTCGGCGAACTGCATCGCGAACCGCGACAGCCTCCAAGACGTGATCCCGCCCAAGAAAAAGCCGGTCGCGATTACAGAAGTGGCCGAAGTCGGCGTAGTGATTCGCGACGGTGACAGGCTGCTGCTGTGCCAACGACCGGCCGACGCGGGGCGCTGGCAGAATATGTGGGAAGTGCCCCACGCGCCGCGCGCTGAGGGCGAAGACGTCAGCACCGCGGCCGTGCGCGCGGCGAAGGAATTGACCGGTTTCGACATCGAACCGGGGGCGGAGCTACTCACCATCAAGCACGGTGTAACGCGCTACGCGATCACGCTCGTGTGCCTCGAAGCAACTCACACTGGCGGTAAGTTCGCACCCGGACCTTACGCGGACGCTAAGTGGGTATCGCCGACCGATCTCGCGGACTACCCCGTCAGCTCCCCGCAGCGCAAACTGATGACCGCGCTCGCCGACCCGAAGCGCCAACCGCGATTGTTCTAA
- a CDS encoding DUF4185 domain-containing protein gives MNATALVLLTCLAAPPEPPTVVKAEPDAALNSRFRLKDGWVGGDGAFSVVLSDKRALWLFSDTWIGTVRDGKRKDVTMVNNTVGVQDGAGVEAKFDFAIQKGTNGKPAAIFTPPDGKGWFWQFAGHFADDKLHVFLPRFEKTNDPGAFGFKALDLWLGTVEKPDADPLKWKPKYAKVPFAAFDGGRKFSFGSSVLTVGEHAYVYGYEEKPGKPFPTRKLLTARVPVNTLADFDTWRFLANDAWKADAKDATGQAGGLGTEFSVSYLPGLKQYVLVTTDNGLSDRIVGHFAPAPEGPWSAPVLLYTCPEMKKDKKVFSYAAKAHAHLATGNELVISYVVNSFDLAPVINNADLYWPTFVRVQLK, from the coding sequence GTGAACGCGACCGCACTCGTGCTGCTCACCTGCCTCGCGGCGCCGCCGGAACCGCCGACAGTCGTCAAAGCGGAACCGGACGCGGCCCTCAACTCCCGGTTCCGACTCAAAGACGGCTGGGTCGGTGGCGACGGCGCGTTCTCGGTGGTGCTCTCGGACAAGCGAGCGCTGTGGTTGTTCAGTGACACGTGGATCGGCACCGTGCGCGACGGCAAGCGCAAAGACGTCACGATGGTGAACAACACCGTCGGCGTTCAAGACGGCGCTGGCGTTGAGGCGAAGTTCGATTTCGCGATTCAAAAGGGAACGAACGGTAAACCCGCCGCGATCTTCACCCCGCCCGATGGCAAGGGGTGGTTCTGGCAGTTCGCGGGGCACTTCGCGGACGACAAACTGCACGTGTTCTTACCGCGCTTCGAGAAGACGAACGATCCCGGCGCGTTCGGCTTCAAGGCACTCGATCTGTGGCTTGGAACGGTCGAAAAGCCCGACGCGGACCCGCTGAAGTGGAAGCCGAAGTACGCGAAAGTCCCGTTCGCCGCGTTCGATGGCGGGCGCAAGTTTTCGTTCGGCTCCTCGGTACTCACGGTCGGCGAGCACGCTTACGTCTACGGCTACGAAGAAAAACCGGGCAAGCCGTTCCCGACGCGGAAGCTGCTCACGGCCCGCGTTCCGGTGAACACGCTCGCGGACTTCGACACTTGGCGCTTCCTCGCGAACGATGCGTGGAAGGCCGACGCCAAGGACGCGACCGGTCAGGCGGGCGGCCTCGGGACCGAGTTCTCGGTGAGCTACCTGCCGGGGCTGAAGCAGTACGTGCTCGTTACCACCGATAACGGCTTGTCGGACCGCATTGTGGGGCACTTCGCGCCCGCACCCGAAGGCCCGTGGTCGGCGCCGGTGCTCCTCTACACGTGCCCGGAGATGAAGAAAGACAAGAAGGTGTTCTCCTACGCGGCCAAGGCCCACGCCCACCTCGCGACCGGCAATGAACTCGTGATCTCTTATGTCGTTAATTCGTTCGATTTGGCGCCGGTCATCAACAACGCGGACCTGTACTGGCCCACGTTCGTCCGCGTGCAGTTGAAGTAG
- a CDS encoding ankyrin repeat domain-containing protein, with translation MDDFRAMARNPEFRRKFEKLLYLAALRGDADLVAERLSWGVDPNCRSAKGTTPLIANIRSSCPNATTVRALLTYGADPHATDGTGLTALDYARRKLMRLQAKRRKSHKSPSLDENNQLQLGADEQAELDRMRQEMPDADPEFFHVWWQERLRAARRVFNDPVQVEEIVSILEAAGDPE, from the coding sequence ATGGACGATTTCCGCGCGATGGCCCGCAACCCCGAGTTCCGCCGCAAGTTCGAGAAGTTACTCTACCTCGCAGCTTTGCGAGGCGACGCTGATCTCGTCGCAGAGCGGCTCTCATGGGGAGTCGATCCCAACTGCCGCTCCGCCAAAGGTACCACCCCGCTCATCGCCAACATTCGCAGTTCGTGCCCCAATGCCACCACGGTGCGGGCGCTTCTCACCTACGGCGCTGATCCCCACGCGACCGACGGTACCGGCCTGACCGCACTCGATTACGCCCGCCGCAAGCTCATGCGCCTGCAAGCCAAACGGCGGAAGTCGCACAAGTCACCGTCGCTCGACGAAAACAACCAGCTCCAACTGGGTGCGGACGAACAGGCCGAACTGGACCGGATGCGCCAGGAAATGCCCGACGCTGACCCCGAGTTCTTCCACGTCTGGTGGCAGGAACGCCTCCGCGCCGCGCGCCGCGTGTTCAACGATCCGGTGCAGGTGGAAGAGATCGTGTCCATACTCGAAGCAGCCGGTGATCCGGAATGA
- a CDS encoding NADP-dependent isocitrate dehydrogenase, with translation MAKIKVKNPVVEMDGDEMTRIIWQKIREKLILPYLDIDLKYYDLGMEHRDATDDKVTFDSAEATKKYGVAVKCATITPDEARVKEFNLKRMYPSPNGTIRNILNGTIFREPIICANVPRLVKHWDKPVVVARHGFGDQYKASEILFPGAGTVKLTYTPADGGPAIEKEVFKAPGGGVTLAMYNLDDSIKGFARACFNYGLGRDYSVYLSTKNTILKVYDGRFKNLFQEVFDTEFKAQFDAKKLTYEHRLIDDMVAANMKWTGGYLWACKNYDGDVQSDTVAQGYGSLGLMTSVLMSPDGKTVEAEAAHGTVTRHYREHQKGKPTSTNPIASIYAWTRGLIYRGKMDDTPDVVKFAETVEKVCVDMVEGGKMTKDLAILISDKTPYLTTEQYLDAVDAELKKRMG, from the coding sequence ATGGCCAAGATCAAGGTGAAGAACCCCGTCGTCGAAATGGACGGCGACGAGATGACCCGCATCATCTGGCAGAAGATCCGCGAGAAGCTCATCCTGCCGTACCTCGACATCGACCTCAAGTACTACGACCTCGGCATGGAGCACCGCGACGCGACCGACGACAAGGTGACGTTCGACTCCGCGGAGGCGACGAAGAAGTACGGCGTCGCGGTGAAGTGCGCGACCATCACCCCGGACGAGGCCCGCGTCAAGGAGTTCAACCTGAAGCGGATGTACCCGTCGCCCAACGGCACCATCCGGAACATCCTCAACGGCACCATCTTCCGCGAACCGATCATTTGCGCGAACGTGCCCCGGCTCGTGAAGCACTGGGACAAGCCGGTCGTGGTCGCGCGCCACGGGTTCGGCGACCAGTACAAGGCGAGCGAGATCCTGTTCCCCGGCGCGGGCACGGTGAAACTCACCTACACCCCGGCCGACGGCGGCCCGGCGATCGAGAAGGAAGTGTTCAAGGCGCCCGGCGGCGGCGTGACGCTGGCGATGTACAACCTGGACGACTCCATCAAGGGGTTCGCGCGGGCGTGCTTCAACTACGGCCTCGGCCGCGACTACTCCGTGTACCTCTCGACGAAGAACACGATCCTGAAGGTCTACGACGGGCGGTTCAAGAACCTCTTCCAGGAGGTCTTCGACACTGAGTTTAAGGCGCAGTTCGACGCCAAGAAGCTCACCTACGAGCACCGGCTGATCGACGACATGGTGGCCGCGAACATGAAGTGGACCGGCGGGTACCTGTGGGCGTGCAAGAACTACGACGGCGACGTGCAGAGCGACACCGTGGCCCAGGGGTACGGCTCGCTCGGCCTCATGACCAGCGTGCTGATGTCTCCGGACGGTAAGACGGTCGAAGCGGAAGCGGCCCACGGCACCGTGACGCGGCACTACCGCGAGCACCAGAAGGGCAAGCCGACGAGCACGAACCCGATCGCGTCGATCTACGCCTGGACCCGCGGGCTGATCTACCGCGGGAAGATGGACGACACGCCGGACGTGGTGAAGTTCGCGGAGACGGTGGAGAAGGTCTGCGTCGATATGGTCGAGGGCGGCAAGATGACGAAGGATCTCGCGATCCTCATCAGCGACAAGACGCCGTACCTGACCACCGAGCAGTACCTCGACGCGGTGGACGCCGAACTCAAGAAGCGAATGGGCTAA
- a CDS encoding tyrosine-protein phosphatase → MTSLADTHVHLLAGLDDGPPTMDVAVAMCRMLVTEGARHATALAHQNRNYPYNTADRLRSSAAALAAVLSERKIPLSVYPTGEVMLSNTTLDEWRAGTLMSVGDHKQWLLVEMPHGAFVDVLPLADALRSEGVGLIIAHAERYAELLDDPALTQSWVEAGCLIQVTARAIAEPWAPEFEAALKRWARDGCIHLLGSDGHGIERRRPKMAAGFARLAKWVGRKHATRIAGTWGAAILRGEPVQIPAPRPSGRSWFSRMFGA, encoded by the coding sequence ATGACTTCCCTCGCGGACACCCACGTCCATTTACTCGCGGGCCTCGACGACGGCCCCCCCACAATGGACGTCGCGGTCGCGATGTGCCGGATGCTCGTGACCGAGGGCGCGCGCCACGCGACCGCGCTCGCGCACCAGAACCGCAACTACCCCTACAACACCGCCGACCGACTGCGCTCGTCCGCCGCCGCGCTCGCGGCCGTGCTGAGTGAGAGGAAGATCCCGCTCTCGGTGTACCCGACCGGCGAGGTCATGCTCTCGAACACCACGCTCGACGAGTGGCGCGCGGGCACGCTGATGTCCGTGGGGGACCACAAACAGTGGCTCCTCGTGGAGATGCCGCACGGCGCGTTCGTCGACGTGCTCCCGCTCGCGGACGCTCTGAGAAGCGAGGGCGTGGGCCTCATCATCGCGCACGCGGAGCGCTACGCGGAGCTGCTCGACGACCCCGCCCTGACGCAATCGTGGGTCGAGGCGGGGTGCCTGATCCAGGTGACGGCCCGTGCGATCGCAGAACCGTGGGCACCCGAGTTCGAGGCGGCCCTTAAGCGTTGGGCGCGGGACGGCTGTATTCACCTGCTCGGGTCCGACGGGCACGGCATCGAGCGCCGGCGCCCGAAGATGGCCGCCGGTTTCGCGCGGCTCGCGAAATGGGTCGGGCGCAAACACGCGACGCGGATCGCGGGTACGTGGGGCGCGGCGATACTCCGCGGGGAGCCGGTCCAAATACCCGCACCGCGTCCGAGCGGCCGCAGTTGGTTCTCGCGCATGTTCGGGGCGTAA
- a CDS encoding Gfo/Idh/MocA family protein codes for MSKSSVNRRAFIAGSAAAGAAMSLPAASYAKIKAANEKLRVGFLGVGGRCQQHIGVILQMQKEGKAVAPAAVCDVWDGEVKKGVIQGRGLYPSAEKCKLDKTDKNHVSKDYRTILEQKDVDLVCIATPDHWHARMAIDAMNAGKDVYMEKPMTKTIAEAIAVVDTAQKTNKVVTVGVQSMADPTWLAAHEYVAAGNIGKVMQGQTSYFRNSSVGQWRYYPLTKDMSPKTIDWDMWLGHKFQSVDGAPLGPTPQEQAFDRAIWAQWRCYWPFGGGMYTDLFVHQTTHMIAAMGLRFPARVVGAGGLYLEYDGRDVPDVATVVADYDEGCQFIVGATMCNDVQFGEMIRGHLATIKFDGGGDFIKGFSVYGQNIAGGPAKPKSNNGEDKPVHVFENPKKGDATYALWENFLECVRTRNRTTLSTPELGAAAFATVNMGVQSYRYGKALFWDKEKRAPKEADASWASQWEARSKKRGKPNQVQGWKAGEKGSLLEPPVYQKLEGPWVNGKDPAGE; via the coding sequence GTGTCGAAGTCCTCAGTGAACCGCCGGGCGTTCATCGCCGGCAGCGCCGCGGCCGGGGCCGCGATGAGCCTGCCCGCCGCCAGCTACGCGAAGATCAAGGCCGCGAACGAGAAGCTGCGGGTCGGCTTCCTCGGCGTGGGCGGCCGGTGCCAGCAGCACATCGGTGTCATCCTCCAGATGCAGAAAGAGGGCAAGGCGGTCGCGCCGGCCGCGGTGTGCGACGTGTGGGACGGCGAGGTGAAGAAGGGCGTGATCCAGGGGCGCGGGCTGTACCCGTCGGCCGAGAAGTGCAAGCTGGACAAGACCGACAAGAACCACGTGTCGAAGGACTACCGCACGATCCTCGAACAGAAGGACGTGGACCTGGTGTGCATCGCCACCCCGGACCACTGGCACGCGCGCATGGCGATCGACGCCATGAACGCGGGCAAGGACGTGTACATGGAGAAGCCGATGACCAAGACGATCGCCGAAGCGATCGCGGTCGTCGACACCGCGCAGAAGACGAACAAGGTGGTCACCGTCGGCGTGCAGAGCATGGCCGACCCGACCTGGCTGGCCGCGCACGAGTACGTCGCCGCCGGCAACATCGGCAAGGTGATGCAGGGCCAGACCAGCTACTTCCGCAACAGCTCGGTCGGCCAGTGGCGGTACTACCCGCTCACCAAGGACATGAGCCCGAAGACGATCGACTGGGACATGTGGCTCGGGCACAAGTTCCAGAGCGTGGACGGCGCCCCCCTCGGGCCGACCCCGCAGGAGCAGGCGTTCGACCGGGCGATCTGGGCGCAGTGGCGCTGCTACTGGCCGTTCGGCGGCGGCATGTACACGGACCTCTTCGTCCACCAGACGACGCACATGATCGCGGCGATGGGGCTGCGGTTCCCGGCCCGCGTGGTGGGCGCCGGCGGCCTGTACCTCGAGTACGACGGCCGCGATGTGCCGGACGTGGCCACCGTGGTCGCCGACTACGACGAGGGCTGCCAGTTCATCGTCGGCGCGACGATGTGTAACGACGTGCAGTTCGGTGAGATGATCCGCGGCCACCTCGCGACTATCAAGTTCGACGGCGGCGGCGACTTCATCAAGGGTTTCTCGGTGTACGGGCAGAACATCGCCGGCGGCCCGGCCAAGCCCAAGAGCAACAACGGCGAGGACAAGCCGGTCCACGTGTTCGAGAACCCGAAGAAGGGCGACGCCACCTACGCCCTGTGGGAGAACTTCCTCGAGTGCGTTCGCACCCGCAACCGCACGACGCTCAGCACCCCGGAACTCGGCGCCGCGGCGTTCGCGACGGTCAACATGGGTGTGCAGAGCTACCGGTACGGCAAGGCGCTGTTCTGGGACAAGGAAAAGCGCGCCCCGAAGGAAGCGGACGCGAGCTGGGCGAGCCAGTGGGAGGCCCGGAGCAAGAAGCGCGGCAAGCCGAACCAGGTTCAGGGCTGGAAGGCCGGCGAAAAGGGCAGTTTGCTGGAGCCGCCGGTGTACCAGAAGCTCGAAGGCCCGTGGGTCAACGGCAAAGACCCGGCCGGCGAGTAA
- a CDS encoding carboxylesterase family protein, giving the protein MRSLFLSAVVLLALVAVRPVRADEKPKTGFIDKTFKNADGSTSPYVVFVPKNYDGTKEYPTILFLHGSGETKGGKKMPVEVGLGEAIKKREATFPFIVVIPQSEKRTWSATSDDGKRALAILDAVQKEYKTDPKQQILSGLSMGGYGTWSIATAHPDRWAAIVPVCGGGNPKEADKIKSIPCWCFHGDADTAVKVERSREMIDALKKAGAEPKYTEYPKVGHNSWDMAYGTDELYKWLLGQKKK; this is encoded by the coding sequence ATGCGCTCCCTGTTCCTCTCCGCGGTCGTGCTACTCGCGCTCGTCGCGGTGCGGCCGGTTCGGGCCGACGAGAAGCCGAAAACCGGCTTCATTGACAAAACGTTCAAGAACGCGGACGGCAGCACCTCACCCTACGTGGTGTTCGTCCCCAAGAACTACGACGGCACGAAGGAGTACCCCACGATCCTGTTCCTGCACGGGTCCGGCGAGACCAAGGGCGGGAAGAAGATGCCGGTCGAGGTCGGGCTCGGGGAGGCGATCAAGAAGCGCGAGGCGACGTTCCCGTTCATCGTCGTGATCCCGCAATCGGAGAAGCGCACGTGGAGCGCGACGTCCGACGACGGCAAGCGGGCGCTGGCGATCCTCGACGCGGTGCAGAAAGAGTACAAGACCGACCCGAAGCAGCAGATCCTCAGCGGGCTGTCGATGGGCGGGTACGGCACCTGGAGCATCGCCACCGCGCACCCGGACCGCTGGGCCGCGATCGTCCCCGTGTGCGGGGGCGGCAACCCGAAGGAAGCGGACAAGATCAAGAGCATCCCGTGCTGGTGCTTCCACGGGGACGCGGACACCGCCGTGAAGGTCGAGCGCTCGCGCGAGATGATCGACGCGCTCAAGAAGGCGGGCGCGGAGCCGAAGTACACCGAGTACCCGAAGGTCGGCCACAACTCGTGGGACATGGCCTACGGCACCGACGAACTGTACAAGTGGCTGTTAGGGCAGAAGAAAAAGTAG
- a CDS encoding choice-of-anchor X domain-containing protein yields the protein MIACCWRRLMLSWLILVGAAVGASAAEPEKAAAISHVQHEPVAPKPGASVLVTVRLAEGVTKPVLKLQLVAPGKYIRKGDAEYEKNWFDLTMRDDGKEGDAKAGDGVYSARVPATYQKHRWLVRYRVAAVGRDGKAIQAPEADDTCPNFAWWCDAGPAMWSGSREPGKAPVVKFPAAFLGTLQTIHLLARAEDVAKSQWDGNFHKQKQQGTLVYRGVVYDHIQYSNRGQGSAHIAGKNKWGLKFNRGHEVPFADHDDKPFPAACRGLDLNPGQSTPYLPVHRGIAGMDEVLSMRSYRLAGVPSPPATWVQWRVVTGATEVPKDQFAGDLWGLYVALGDMEPKLLADRKLPDGLTVSAQSGIKHTPKTITGDQAQKEWETFLNGMRSNPKEEWWRKNLDLPAYYSFHALNRLLGNVDLRPDGNHGYYRHPDGRWAPIPWDMDMTFVPRHHQPGHIEAIGCLNHPAIAIEYRNRAREILDLFAADGTDRGGQVGQLVADLSAALTPKKHDVDWPRLDEARWNFSPRINPKGAYFVNPSSADHFGGKWTRTLATNDFAGFRKYLVDFCTDSRPTKNYAPNDGDQRGYGWGYLAHEAKDDKIPAKPTVERPDGKFRFEAAAFVSPAGRKSVALEWRVGRVGQLGWYELDDHWRKEEGSGRTIDIPADVFKAPGEYRVRARWRDDTGRCGHWSAPVEVRVK from the coding sequence ATGATCGCCTGTTGTTGGCGCCGGCTGATGCTCTCGTGGCTGATTCTCGTCGGAGCGGCTGTAGGGGCGAGCGCCGCCGAGCCGGAGAAGGCCGCAGCGATCAGCCACGTGCAACACGAACCGGTCGCGCCGAAGCCCGGTGCGTCGGTCCTCGTCACCGTGCGGTTGGCAGAGGGCGTAACCAAACCGGTCCTGAAGCTCCAGCTCGTCGCGCCCGGAAAGTACATCCGCAAGGGCGACGCCGAGTACGAGAAGAACTGGTTCGACCTGACGATGCGCGACGACGGCAAGGAGGGGGACGCGAAGGCCGGCGACGGCGTGTACAGCGCTCGTGTCCCGGCCACGTACCAGAAGCACCGCTGGCTGGTGCGGTATCGCGTCGCGGCAGTCGGTCGGGACGGCAAAGCGATCCAGGCGCCCGAGGCCGATGATACCTGCCCCAACTTCGCGTGGTGGTGCGATGCGGGGCCGGCCATGTGGTCCGGCTCGCGCGAACCGGGCAAAGCCCCCGTCGTGAAATTCCCTGCGGCGTTCCTCGGCACGCTGCAAACCATTCACCTGCTCGCGCGGGCCGAAGACGTCGCGAAAAGTCAGTGGGACGGCAACTTCCACAAGCAGAAGCAGCAGGGCACGCTCGTCTACCGCGGCGTGGTGTACGACCACATCCAGTACAGCAACCGCGGCCAGGGGAGCGCCCACATCGCCGGCAAGAACAAGTGGGGGCTGAAGTTCAACCGCGGGCACGAGGTTCCCTTCGCCGATCACGACGACAAGCCGTTCCCGGCCGCGTGCAGGGGACTCGACCTCAACCCGGGTCAGTCCACCCCGTACCTGCCGGTCCACCGCGGCATCGCGGGTATGGACGAAGTGCTTTCGATGCGCTCGTACCGGCTCGCGGGTGTCCCCAGCCCGCCCGCGACGTGGGTGCAGTGGCGCGTGGTCACGGGCGCCACCGAGGTACCGAAGGACCAGTTCGCGGGCGACTTGTGGGGGCTGTACGTGGCCCTGGGCGACATGGAGCCGAAGCTGCTCGCCGACCGTAAGCTGCCGGACGGGTTGACGGTCAGCGCGCAAAGCGGAATCAAGCACACGCCCAAGACCATCACCGGCGACCAGGCCCAGAAGGAGTGGGAGACGTTCCTCAACGGGATGCGGTCGAACCCGAAGGAAGAGTGGTGGCGGAAGAACCTCGACCTGCCCGCGTACTACAGCTTCCACGCGCTGAACCGGCTGCTGGGCAACGTGGACCTGCGGCCCGACGGCAACCACGGGTACTACCGCCACCCCGACGGTCGGTGGGCGCCGATCCCGTGGGACATGGACATGACGTTCGTTCCGCGGCACCACCAGCCGGGCCACATCGAGGCCATCGGGTGCCTCAACCACCCCGCGATCGCGATCGAGTACCGCAACCGCGCCCGCGAGATCCTCGACCTGTTCGCGGCCGACGGCACCGACCGCGGCGGCCAAGTGGGGCAACTGGTGGCGGACCTGAGCGCGGCTCTCACGCCGAAGAAGCACGATGTCGATTGGCCCCGGCTCGACGAGGCGCGCTGGAACTTCTCCCCGCGGATCAACCCGAAGGGGGCGTACTTCGTGAACCCGTCCAGCGCCGATCACTTCGGCGGGAAGTGGACGCGAACGCTGGCGACCAACGACTTCGCCGGCTTCCGCAAGTACCTCGTCGATTTCTGCACCGATTCGCGCCCGACGAAGAACTACGCCCCGAACGACGGCGACCAGCGCGGTTACGGGTGGGGCTACCTGGCCCACGAAGCCAAGGACGACAAGATCCCCGCGAAGCCGACCGTCGAACGGCCCGACGGGAAGTTCCGGTTCGAGGCGGCGGCGTTCGTCTCCCCGGCCGGGCGCAAATCGGTGGCGCTGGAGTGGCGCGTCGGCCGCGTGGGGCAACTCGGCTGGTACGAACTCGACGACCACTGGCGGAAGGAAGAGGGCTCGGGTCGCACGATCGACATCCCCGCGGACGTGTTCAAAGCACCGGGGGAGTACCGCGTGCGCGCCCGCTGGCGCGACGATACGGGGCGCTGCGGGCACTGGAGCGCCCCGGTTGAAGTTCGCGTGAAGTAA
- a CDS encoding DUF1007 family protein, whose product MTPLCSNPSCYAQQLCDCRGPVNREHVVSRSLLEAIWPEESGGLVSGLTFLRNDSNNPARLGIGSLTAKILCEGHNRDLSPFDAEMTEFFKATERLLLDDITGGRIGHEYFINGDCIERWMLKTLCGGLFSGNFPVPFVNSFAGQLPPSENLQTIFRSSSFPPGRGLYVTHDQSRVDHHVFRLTVVGAPSGIVGLRMWLFGSLYTLVLIDDHEPFPELASATYRPARTVATKNRNTIAMSWVGEHSAGPLELVFSDTPFE is encoded by the coding sequence ATGACGCCTCTCTGCTCGAATCCCAGTTGCTATGCACAGCAATTGTGCGATTGTCGCGGCCCCGTTAATCGGGAACACGTCGTCTCCAGATCACTTCTTGAAGCGATCTGGCCAGAAGAATCCGGTGGATTGGTATCCGGATTAACATTTTTGCGTAACGACTCAAATAATCCAGCACGACTGGGTATTGGTAGTCTGACCGCAAAGATTCTATGCGAAGGCCACAACCGTGACCTCAGTCCTTTCGATGCTGAGATGACAGAGTTTTTCAAGGCGACTGAACGACTTCTGCTTGATGACATCACAGGTGGGCGCATTGGGCATGAGTATTTCATCAATGGCGATTGCATTGAACGGTGGATGCTTAAAACACTTTGTGGCGGGCTATTCAGCGGTAATTTTCCGGTGCCATTTGTGAATAGCTTTGCTGGTCAGTTACCACCAAGCGAAAACCTACAGACAATTTTCCGAAGCAGTTCATTCCCGCCCGGCCGTGGTCTATACGTCACACACGATCAATCGCGCGTTGATCATCACGTTTTTCGACTTACTGTCGTCGGTGCCCCCAGCGGAATTGTCGGTTTGCGAATGTGGCTGTTCGGCTCACTCTACACGCTCGTTCTCATTGATGACCACGAACCATTCCCTGAATTGGCCAGTGCAACGTACCGGCCGGCGCGTACTGTTGCCACCAAGAATCGGAACACAATCGCAATGTCATGGGTGGGAGAGCACAGCGCCGGACCGCTAGAGCTCGTCTTTTCAGATACTCCCTTCGAGTAA